One stretch of Mycolicibacterium fallax DNA includes these proteins:
- the ponA2 gene encoding transglycosylase/D,D-transpeptidase PonA2, with amino-acid sequence MSDRPQLAGTIVKLAWCCLLASVLVAAMLFPIAGIVGLASNRATDVVANGSAQLLEGDAPAVTTMVDAKGNTIAWLYSQRRFEVPSEKIANTMKLAIVSIEDKRFAEHNGVDWKGTLTGVAGYASGDVDTRGGSTIEQQYVKNYQLLVLAQTDAERRAAIETTPARKLREIRMALTLDKTFTKPEILTRYLNLVSFGNGAFGIQDAAQTYFGIDAINLNWQQSALLAGLVQSTSALDPYVNPDGALARRNIVLDTMIENVPAKAAELRAAKQEPLGILPQPNELPRGCIAAGDRAFFCDYVQEYLARAGLSKEQVSKGGYLIKTTLDPDVQATAKGAVDQFAPTDAAGVASVMNIIRPGKESHPVLAMVSNRTYGLDDALGQTMQPQPFSLVGDGAGSIFKVFTVAAALELGMGTNFMLDVPNRFDAKGLGSGGIKGCPKDTWCVQNSGGSSYRSPMNVTDALATSPNTAFAKLISQIGVPRTVDMAIKLGLRSYADPGTARAYENDKNESLADFIKRQNIGSFTLGPFAVNALELSNVAATLASGGTWCPPNPIEEVTDRHGKKISVTTQTCEQVVPEGLANTLAVALSKDHLGSGTAAPAAGSVGWDLPMSGKTGTTDAHRSSGFLGFTNTLAAANYIYDDSNNPGELCSFPLRQCGDGNLFGGNEPARSWFAAMKPIATNFGDVVLPPTDPRFVDGGPNSRVPNVAGLTQEQARQRLTEVGFQVAENPSYVNSSSSYGTVTGTTPNGQTIPGSIVTILLSNGVAPAPPPPPPPPVGLPMPPQEFGSTVVEIPGLPPITVPVLGPPPPPPPP; translated from the coding sequence ATGTCGGACCGTCCGCAACTCGCGGGGACCATCGTGAAGCTGGCCTGGTGCTGCCTGCTCGCCAGCGTGCTGGTGGCCGCGATGCTGTTCCCGATCGCCGGGATCGTCGGGCTGGCCTCCAACCGGGCCACCGACGTGGTGGCCAACGGGTCGGCGCAGCTGCTGGAGGGCGACGCGCCCGCGGTGACCACCATGGTCGACGCCAAGGGCAACACCATCGCCTGGCTGTATTCGCAGCGCCGGTTCGAGGTGCCCAGCGAGAAGATCGCCAACACCATGAAGCTGGCGATCGTCTCGATCGAGGACAAGCGGTTCGCCGAGCACAACGGCGTCGACTGGAAGGGCACGCTGACCGGCGTGGCCGGCTACGCCTCCGGTGACGTCGACACCCGCGGCGGCTCCACCATCGAGCAGCAGTACGTGAAGAACTACCAGCTGCTGGTGCTGGCCCAGACCGACGCCGAGCGCCGCGCCGCGATCGAGACCACCCCGGCCCGCAAACTGCGCGAGATCCGGATGGCGCTCACCCTGGACAAGACGTTCACCAAGCCGGAGATCCTGACCCGCTACCTGAACCTGGTGTCCTTCGGCAACGGCGCCTTCGGCATCCAGGACGCCGCCCAGACCTACTTCGGCATCGACGCCATCAACCTGAACTGGCAGCAGTCGGCGCTGCTGGCGGGCCTGGTGCAGTCGACAAGCGCGCTGGACCCCTACGTCAACCCCGACGGCGCGCTGGCCCGGCGCAACATCGTGCTCGACACCATGATCGAGAACGTCCCGGCCAAGGCCGCCGAACTACGGGCCGCCAAGCAGGAGCCGCTGGGCATCCTGCCGCAGCCCAACGAGCTGCCGCGCGGCTGCATCGCCGCCGGCGACCGGGCGTTCTTCTGCGACTACGTGCAGGAGTACCTGGCCCGCGCCGGCCTGAGCAAGGAGCAGGTCTCCAAGGGCGGCTACCTGATCAAGACGACGCTGGATCCCGACGTGCAGGCCACCGCCAAGGGCGCCGTCGACCAGTTCGCGCCGACGGACGCGGCGGGCGTCGCCAGCGTGATGAACATCATCCGGCCGGGCAAGGAGAGCCATCCGGTGCTGGCGATGGTCAGCAACCGCACCTACGGGCTGGACGACGCGCTCGGGCAGACCATGCAGCCGCAGCCGTTCTCCCTCGTCGGCGACGGCGCCGGATCGATCTTCAAGGTGTTCACCGTGGCCGCGGCACTCGAGCTGGGCATGGGCACCAACTTCATGCTCGACGTGCCGAACCGCTTCGACGCCAAGGGCCTGGGCAGCGGCGGCATCAAGGGCTGCCCCAAGGACACCTGGTGCGTGCAGAACTCCGGCGGCTCGTCGTACCGCTCGCCGATGAACGTCACCGACGCGCTGGCGACGTCGCCGAACACCGCGTTCGCCAAGCTGATCTCGCAGATCGGGGTGCCGCGCACCGTCGACATGGCGATCAAGCTGGGCCTGCGGTCCTACGCCGACCCGGGCACCGCCCGCGCCTACGAGAACGACAAGAACGAGAGCCTGGCCGACTTCATCAAGCGGCAGAACATCGGCTCGTTCACCCTGGGGCCGTTCGCGGTAAACGCCCTTGAGCTGTCGAATGTGGCCGCCACACTGGCCTCCGGCGGCACCTGGTGCCCGCCGAACCCGATCGAAGAGGTCACCGACCGGCACGGCAAGAAGATCTCGGTGACCACCCAGACCTGCGAGCAGGTGGTGCCCGAGGGGCTGGCCAACACCCTGGCCGTCGCGCTGAGCAAGGACCACCTGGGCAGCGGCACCGCCGCCCCGGCCGCCGGCAGCGTGGGCTGGGACCTGCCGATGTCGGGCAAGACCGGCACCACCGACGCGCACCGCTCGTCGGGCTTCCTGGGGTTCACCAACACCCTGGCCGCAGCCAACTACATCTACGACGACTCCAACAACCCCGGCGAGCTGTGCTCGTTCCCGCTGCGACAGTGCGGCGACGGCAACCTGTTCGGCGGCAACGAGCCGGCCCGCAGCTGGTTCGCCGCGATGAAGCCGATCGCCACCAACTTCGGCGACGTGGTGCTGCCGCCGACCGATCCGCGGTTCGTCGACGGCGGCCCGAACTCGCGGGTGCCCAACGTCGCCGGGCTGACCCAGGAGCAGGCCCGACAGCGGCTCACCGAGGTCGGCTTCCAGGTGGCGGAGAACCCGTCGTACGTCAACAGCTCGTCGAGCTACGGGACGGTGACCGGGACGACGCCGAACGGCCAAACCATTCCGGGCTCGATCGTCACCATCCTGCTGAGCAACGGCGTCGCGCCGGCCCCGCCGCCGCCCCCGCCGCCGCCGGTGGGGCTGCCGATGCCCCCGCAGGAGTTCGGTTCCACGGTGGTGGAGATTCCGGGTCTGCCGCCGATCACCGTGCCGGTGCTCGGGCCGCCGCCGCCACCGCCGCCGCCGTAG
- a CDS encoding WhiB family transcriptional regulator — translation MSVSRPASRRTNMSAVNGVLQGAEAEARIAWVSKARCRGADPDELFVRGAAQRKAAVICRHCPVISECGADALDNRVEFGVWGGMTERQRRALLKQHPEVVSWADFFAAQRKHRSVS, via the coding sequence GTGTCAGTGAGCCGGCCAGCATCGCGCAGGACCAACATGTCGGCGGTCAACGGTGTCCTTCAGGGCGCCGAGGCCGAAGCCCGAATTGCCTGGGTCTCCAAGGCCCGGTGCCGCGGCGCCGATCCCGATGAGCTCTTCGTCCGCGGCGCGGCGCAGCGCAAGGCCGCCGTCATCTGTCGGCACTGCCCGGTGATCAGCGAATGCGGCGCCGACGCGCTGGACAACCGCGTCGAGTTCGGCGTCTGGGGCGGCATGACCGAGCGGCAGCGCCGCGCCCTGCTCAAGCAGCACCCCGAGGTGGTTTCCTGGGCCGACTTCTTTGCCGCCCAGCGGAAGCACCGCAGCGTCAGCTGA
- a CDS encoding ArsA family ATPase, producing the protein MTGTHKALDLGAILKDRANRVVVCCGAGGVGKTTTAAAMALRAAEYGRTVVVLTIDPARRLAQSMGITDLGNTPQRVPLPEEVPGELHAMMLDMRSTFDEMVIENSEPGLAESILNNQFYQTVATSLAGTQEYMAMEKLGQLLAQDRWDLVVVDTPPSRNALDFLDAPKRLGSFMDGRLWRLLLAPGRGIGRLVAGAVGLAMKAMSTVLGSQMLADASSFIQSLDSTLGGFRDRADRTYELLKRRGTQFVVVSAAEPDALREATFFVDRLSQEAMPLAGLILNRTHPTLSALTAERAIDGAIELESTDPASLGAGVLRIHADRALTAKREIRLLSRFTGANPHVRIVGVPSLPFDVSDLDALRAIADQITGELQAG; encoded by the coding sequence ATGACCGGCACGCACAAGGCCCTCGACCTGGGCGCGATCCTGAAAGACCGGGCCAACCGGGTGGTGGTGTGCTGCGGCGCCGGCGGCGTCGGCAAGACCACCACCGCCGCGGCGATGGCGCTGCGCGCCGCCGAGTACGGCCGCACCGTCGTGGTGCTGACCATCGATCCGGCCCGGCGGCTGGCCCAGTCGATGGGCATCACCGATCTGGGTAACACCCCGCAGCGGGTGCCGCTGCCCGAGGAGGTGCCCGGCGAGCTGCACGCGATGATGCTCGACATGCGCAGCACCTTCGACGAGATGGTGATCGAGAATTCCGAGCCCGGGCTCGCCGAGAGCATCCTGAACAACCAGTTCTACCAAACCGTGGCGACCTCACTGGCCGGCACGCAGGAGTACATGGCGATGGAGAAGCTGGGCCAGCTGCTGGCCCAGGATCGCTGGGACCTCGTCGTCGTCGACACCCCGCCGTCGCGCAACGCGCTGGACTTCCTGGACGCGCCCAAGCGGCTCGGCAGCTTCATGGACGGCCGGTTGTGGCGGCTGCTGCTGGCCCCGGGCCGCGGTATCGGGCGGCTGGTGGCCGGCGCCGTCGGGCTGGCGATGAAGGCGATGTCGACGGTGCTCGGCTCGCAGATGCTCGCCGACGCCTCGTCGTTCATCCAGTCGCTCGACAGCACGCTGGGCGGGTTCCGGGATCGCGCGGACCGCACCTACGAGCTGCTCAAGCGGCGCGGCACCCAGTTCGTGGTGGTCTCGGCGGCCGAGCCGGACGCGCTGCGGGAGGCGACGTTCTTCGTCGACCGGCTGTCCCAGGAGGCGATGCCGCTGGCCGGGCTGATCCTGAACCGGACCCATCCGACGCTCTCGGCGCTGACCGCGGAGCGGGCGATCGACGGGGCCATCGAGCTGGAAAGCACCGACCCGGCCTCGCTGGGCGCGGGGGTGCTGCGGATCCACGCGGATCGGGCGCTGACGGCCAAGCGGGAGATCCGGCTGCTGTCGCGGTTCACCGGGGCGAACCCGCACGTGCGGATCGTGGGTGTGCCGTCGCTGCCGTTCGATGTGTCGGACCTGGATGCGCTGCGGGCGATCGCCGATCAGATCACCGGGGAACTGCAGGCCGGCTGA
- a CDS encoding ArsA-related P-loop ATPase, translated as MAPPSPVGWPTRLSEVRLHFVSGKGGTGKSTVAAALALRLAAGGRKVLLVEVEGRQGIAQLFDVPPLPYQETKIATADGGGVVNALALDIESAFLEYLDMFYNLGLAGRAMRRIGAIEFATTIAPGLRDVLITGKIKEAVTRVDKSGRPVYDAVVVDSPPTGRIGKFLDVTKAISQLAKGGPVHGQAEGVVKLLHSDQTAVHLVTLLESLPLQETVEAVGELRSLELPVGAVIVNRNIPAFLPMEVLEPAADGDLDATTIRAELAGVGINPSDEDFAGLLTETIEHASLIRTRANSAAALDDVEVPRLELPAINDGVDLGSLYELAEVLAEQGVR; from the coding sequence ATGGCGCCCCCTTCTCCCGTCGGTTGGCCGACCCGGTTGTCCGAAGTTCGGCTGCATTTCGTGAGCGGCAAGGGCGGCACCGGCAAGTCGACCGTGGCCGCGGCGCTGGCCCTGCGGCTGGCGGCGGGCGGCCGCAAGGTGCTGCTGGTCGAGGTCGAGGGCCGCCAGGGCATCGCGCAGCTGTTCGACGTTCCGCCGCTGCCCTACCAGGAGACCAAGATCGCCACCGCCGATGGCGGCGGCGTGGTCAACGCGTTGGCGCTGGACATCGAGTCGGCGTTCCTGGAATACCTCGACATGTTCTACAACCTGGGTCTGGCCGGCCGGGCGATGCGCCGGATCGGCGCCATCGAGTTCGCCACCACCATCGCCCCGGGCCTGCGCGACGTGCTGATCACCGGAAAGATCAAGGAGGCCGTCACCCGGGTCGACAAGTCCGGCCGGCCGGTGTACGACGCGGTGGTGGTCGACTCCCCGCCGACCGGGCGGATCGGCAAGTTCCTCGACGTCACCAAGGCGATCTCCCAGCTGGCCAAGGGCGGGCCGGTGCACGGTCAGGCCGAGGGCGTGGTGAAGCTGCTGCACTCCGACCAGACCGCCGTGCACCTGGTGACCCTGCTGGAGTCGCTGCCGCTGCAGGAGACGGTGGAGGCGGTCGGTGAGCTGCGGTCCTTGGAGCTGCCGGTGGGCGCCGTCATCGTCAACCGCAACATCCCGGCGTTCCTGCCGATGGAGGTGCTCGAGCCGGCCGCCGACGGCGACCTGGACGCCACGACGATCCGGGCCGAGTTGGCCGGGGTAGGCATCAACCCGTCCGACGAGGACTTCGCCGGCCTGCTGACCGAGACCATCGAGCACGCGTCGCTGATCCGGACCCGCGCCAACAGCGCCGCCGCGCTCGACGACGTCGAGGTCCCCCGACTGGAATTGCCCGCCATCAACGACGGCGTCGACCTGGGCAGCCTCTACGAACTGGCCGAGGTGCTGGCCGAGCAAGGAGTGCGGTGA
- a CDS encoding DUF4177 domain-containing protein yields the protein MTQPQAWEYATIPLLTHATKQILDQWGADGWELVSVLPGPTGEQHVAYLKRPK from the coding sequence ATGACCCAACCGCAAGCCTGGGAATACGCGACCATTCCACTGCTCACCCACGCCACCAAGCAGATCCTCGATCAGTGGGGCGCCGACGGCTGGGAGCTGGTCTCCGTGCTGCCCGGCCCGACCGGCGAACAGCACGTGGCCTACCTGAAGCGGCCGAAGTGA
- a CDS encoding RidA family protein, with amino-acid sequence MAAKPSERLAELGYSLPEVVRPLAAYLPAKRVGELVYTAGQLPVRDGALLATGKVGAAVSPGDAAELARICALNALAAVDSIVGIDQIVQVVKVVGFVASAPGFNGQPGVVNGASELLGEIFGEAGAHARSAVGVSELPLDAPVEVELIVEVR; translated from the coding sequence ATGGCGGCGAAACCGTCCGAGCGCCTCGCCGAACTGGGCTACTCGCTGCCCGAGGTGGTTCGGCCGCTGGCCGCCTACCTGCCCGCCAAGCGGGTCGGCGAGCTGGTCTACACCGCGGGCCAGTTGCCGGTGCGCGACGGCGCGCTGCTGGCCACCGGCAAGGTCGGCGCCGCGGTCAGCCCCGGCGACGCCGCCGAGCTGGCCCGGATCTGCGCGCTCAACGCGCTGGCCGCGGTCGACTCGATCGTCGGCATCGACCAGATCGTGCAGGTGGTCAAGGTGGTCGGCTTCGTCGCGTCGGCACCCGGCTTCAACGGCCAGCCCGGCGTCGTCAACGGGGCCTCGGAGCTGCTCGGCGAGATCTTCGGCGAGGCCGGCGCGCACGCCCGCTCGGCGGTCGGGGTCTCCGAGCTGCCGCTGGACGCCCCGGTCGAGGTCGAGCTGATCGTCGAGGTCAGGTAG